A genomic region of Prevotella scopos JCM 17725 contains the following coding sequences:
- a CDS encoding DUF4296 domain-containing protein, whose product MRSKYLVRSFATLCGLLLTIFVVSCKPSIPSEYIQPSEMEDMLYDYHLSMAIANRDGYTDIKQKAFKLAVMRKYDVSEEKFDKSLQYYIRHTEKLHDIYIELTKRLENEARTQGASESELAQYGDIKSKGDTTDIWRGNRTLILSPYAPVDRESFEIKADTAFHKGDRLLLSFNSQFIIQDGMRDAIIMMAVTYTNDSTVTQYQHISSDSRNTMTIDAGDSLRIKNIRGYFLMLKGQQPTTTFKLLILSDIHLVRMHVRKQEATQPADSVKESDPIRTIGGEPVSSQSPPSQPTPPTRTPADAMKERGIPNRSR is encoded by the coding sequence ATGAGAAGTAAATATCTGGTACGTTCCTTTGCCACTCTTTGTGGGTTACTACTTACAATCTTTGTTGTAAGTTGTAAACCTTCTATCCCTTCTGAGTATATCCAACCTTCCGAGATGGAGGATATGCTCTACGATTATCATCTTTCTATGGCAATAGCAAATCGCGATGGCTATACTGATATCAAACAGAAAGCTTTTAAGCTGGCTGTTATGAGGAAGTATGACGTATCGGAAGAGAAATTTGATAAATCACTTCAATACTACATACGACATACTGAGAAGCTACACGATATCTATATTGAACTTACCAAGCGATTGGAGAATGAGGCACGTACACAAGGTGCTTCAGAGAGTGAGTTAGCACAATATGGTGACATCAAGTCAAAGGGAGATACCACAGATATCTGGCGTGGCAACCGCACATTAATACTTTCTCCATACGCTCCAGTAGATCGGGAGTCCTTTGAGATTAAAGCTGATACAGCATTCCATAAAGGCGACCGCCTCCTCTTGAGCTTCAACTCACAATTTATCATACAAGATGGTATGCGTGATGCTATTATCATGATGGCTGTTACCTATACGAATGATAGTACCGTAACACAATATCAGCATATTTCGTCTGATTCTCGTAACACCATGACAATTGACGCTGGTGACTCCTTGCGTATCAAAAACATACGGGGCTACTTCCTCATGTTGAAGGGACAGCAGCCTACAACTACTTTTAAGTTGCTTATCCTCAGCGATATTCACCTTGTTCGTATGCATGTAAGAAAACAAGAAGCAACACAACCTGCTGATTCAGTGAAGGAGTCTGACCCAATCAGAACGATTGGTGGTGAACCTGTCAGTTCACAATCGCCTCCAAGTCAACCCACACCTCCTACAAGGACTCCCGCTGACGCAATGAAGGAACGAGGCATACCAAACAGGTCCCGATAA
- a CDS encoding M23 family metallopeptidase, translated as MNLLLNLLLSILPFGSPVHVPLQLAGNFGEPRPNHFHGGIDIKTEREVNLGVYSIADGYISSAIVEKYGYGRAIMVTHPNGYTSCYVHLNRFAPQIEAAVRKWQYQHQQFACDVKFRPGEFPVKKGQFIALSGNTGASQGPHIHLEIHKTTNSNLYDPLNFLKGIVKDKTAPAVYSFKAYPQPGEGVFQHSPNSRIFTFDKGHFQAWGKVGFGVRASDHMDSVYNNFGVRYTQLFCDGKLVFSSDVNNIPTSCHRMVNSWGDYDHFLSTKIWFMKSYIEPGNTLPILRAGANRGIINFNQQRDYHLRYVIKDVFGNQTVKEFTVRGEPEAIPKASHPEGASPLYYAKDNRFEAGSIRLNIKKGLLAKNSWLQLQHGGTSNGLSAAYSFSKAAFPLFNYAQISIKPTAGVRNPEKLYVAMRNSLNASGPASYCGGTYANGWVIGRMREMASVYFLASDETAPTITEQNRNPRNLTFKVTDTGSGLQDCKAYLDGKFILLQFGKNKEIFFCDLTKTPVQPTDMERTLKIIATDNRNNKKEYLTKIKY; from the coding sequence ATGAATTTATTATTGAATCTTTTATTATCCATACTACCTTTCGGTTCTCCAGTTCACGTTCCATTGCAACTGGCAGGCAACTTTGGCGAGCCTCGTCCTAACCACTTTCATGGGGGTATCGACATCAAAACTGAACGGGAAGTAAATCTTGGCGTCTATTCTATTGCTGATGGCTATATATCAAGTGCTATCGTGGAGAAATATGGCTATGGGCGAGCCATCATGGTCACTCATCCCAATGGATATACCAGTTGTTATGTCCACCTCAACCGATTTGCTCCACAGATTGAGGCTGCCGTACGCAAATGGCAGTATCAGCATCAACAGTTTGCCTGTGATGTCAAATTCCGACCGGGAGAGTTCCCTGTGAAGAAGGGGCAATTCATTGCTTTGAGTGGTAATACTGGTGCGTCACAAGGTCCACACATCCATTTGGAGATACACAAGACTACAAACAGCAACCTTTATGACCCGCTCAATTTCTTAAAGGGTATCGTTAAAGACAAAACTGCTCCTGCTGTTTATTCCTTCAAAGCTTATCCACAGCCAGGAGAAGGTGTGTTCCAACATTCTCCCAACTCACGTATTTTCACCTTTGACAAGGGACATTTCCAAGCATGGGGAAAGGTTGGATTTGGTGTAAGAGCCAGTGACCACATGGACTCTGTATATAATAATTTTGGAGTAAGATACACACAGTTGTTTTGTGATGGTAAATTGGTATTCTCTTCAGATGTGAACAATATTCCTACAAGTTGCCACAGAATGGTTAATTCGTGGGGTGATTACGACCACTTCCTTTCTACAAAGATTTGGTTTATGAAGTCTTACATTGAGCCTGGTAATACGCTTCCTATCCTGCGAGCAGGAGCCAATAGGGGCATCATAAACTTCAACCAGCAACGAGACTACCACCTTCGTTACGTCATAAAAGATGTCTTTGGCAATCAAACAGTAAAAGAATTCACAGTAAGAGGTGAGCCAGAAGCTATTCCAAAGGCCTCCCATCCAGAAGGAGCAAGCCCACTCTATTATGCAAAAGACAATCGCTTTGAGGCGGGAAGTATTCGTCTGAACATCAAAAAAGGCTTACTTGCAAAAAATAGTTGGTTACAGCTACAGCATGGTGGAACGAGTAACGGACTATCTGCGGCTTACAGCTTCTCGAAGGCTGCATTCCCACTTTTCAACTATGCACAGATAAGTATCAAGCCTACTGCCGGCGTACGCAATCCTGAAAAGTTGTATGTAGCCATGCGGAACAGTCTTAATGCTAGCGGTCCTGCCTCCTATTGTGGTGGAACATACGCCAATGGATGGGTAATAGGACGTATGCGTGAGATGGCATCTGTTTACTTCTTAGCCTCTGATGAGACTGCGCCAACAATAACGGAACAGAATCGGAACCCTCGTAATCTCACCTTTAAGGTGACTGATACAGGTAGTGGTCTGCAAGATTGTAAGGCTTACTTGGATGGGAAGTTTATCTTGTTACAGTTTGGTAAAAACAAAGAAATATTCTTCTGTGACCTTACAAAAACTCCCGTTCAACCAACAGACATGGAACGGACATTGAAGATTATCGCAACAGACAATCGCAACAACAAAAAAGAATATCTGACTAAAATAAAGTATTAA
- a CDS encoding dipeptidase, producing the protein MKKSFVTLFFLTMITYANACTNLIATKGATTDGSVFVTYSADDYGLFTNLCHYPAGTHAKGDRREIIDYDTHESHGFIPEAPVTYNVIGNINEYQVSIGETTYGGREEMVDKSGIIDYGSLMYLGLQRSKTAREAIKVMTSLVETYGYNSGGETFTIADPNEVWLLEMQGCGGDKKQKVVWVAVRIPDGMISAHANQSRIGQFSTYNTEVITSKNCISFARSKGWFNGKDKDFNWKMTYAAPDFGGRRWCDARVWSYFNHFKDMSRWLPWALGKDPNAEDMPLWIAPDKKVDLPMMEACMRDHYEGTALSLDKDIAQGIWDSPYRPTPLKFEVDGKKYFNERPISTQQSGFTYVAQLRSWLPREIGGILWFGNDDGNMVAYVPIYCSNTKRAECFNTPGADAVTFSDKNAYWVCNWVSNMVYPRYSQLFPALKEVRDSLDNSYLAAQKGVEDKALTLYNTDKAAAVKYLNDYSVEKSDEMIACWRKLATYLIVKFNDMVVKPEKDGKFLRTPTGLGEHVKRTGYSDYFKRELVKQTGDKYAIPNK; encoded by the coding sequence ATGAAGAAATCTTTTGTAACACTGTTCTTCCTTACAATGATTACGTATGCTAATGCGTGTACAAACCTCATTGCTACAAAGGGAGCAACAACAGATGGTTCTGTTTTCGTGACTTACAGCGCCGACGATTACGGCTTGTTTACTAACCTATGCCATTATCCAGCAGGCACACACGCTAAAGGTGACCGCCGCGAGATCATTGACTATGACACACACGAGAGTCACGGATTTATTCCTGAAGCTCCCGTAACTTACAATGTTATTGGAAATATCAATGAGTATCAGGTAAGTATTGGTGAAACAACTTATGGTGGTCGTGAAGAAATGGTTGATAAGTCTGGTATCATCGATTATGGTTCACTAATGTATCTAGGTTTGCAACGTAGCAAGACAGCTCGCGAGGCTATCAAGGTCATGACTTCACTTGTTGAAACCTATGGTTACAACTCTGGCGGTGAAACTTTCACTATCGCTGATCCTAACGAAGTATGGTTGCTTGAGATGCAAGGCTGTGGCGGCGACAAGAAACAGAAGGTTGTTTGGGTTGCTGTTCGCATTCCTGACGGCATGATTTCTGCCCACGCAAACCAAAGCCGTATAGGACAGTTCTCAACTTATAACACAGAGGTAATTACCTCTAAGAACTGCATCAGCTTTGCACGTTCAAAGGGTTGGTTCAATGGTAAAGACAAGGACTTCAACTGGAAGATGACCTACGCAGCACCTGACTTCGGTGGTCGTCGTTGGTGTGATGCTCGTGTTTGGAGTTACTTCAACCATTTCAAAGATATGTCACGCTGGTTGCCATGGGCATTGGGCAAAGACCCTAACGCAGAGGATATGCCACTCTGGATTGCACCAGACAAGAAAGTTGACTTGCCTATGATGGAAGCCTGCATGCGCGATCACTATGAGGGCACTGCATTATCACTCGATAAGGACATTGCACAGGGTATATGGGATTCACCTTACCGTCCTACCCCATTGAAATTTGAGGTAGATGGCAAGAAGTACTTCAACGAACGTCCTATCTCAACACAGCAGTCAGGTTTCACTTACGTTGCTCAACTCCGTTCATGGTTACCACGTGAGATTGGTGGTATCCTCTGGTTCGGTAATGATGATGGTAACATGGTTGCCTATGTACCAATCTATTGCAGTAATACTAAGCGTGCAGAGTGTTTCAACACCCCAGGTGCTGATGCTGTAACCTTCTCTGATAAGAACGCTTATTGGGTATGCAACTGGGTTAGCAACATGGTTTACCCTCGTTACTCTCAGCTCTTCCCAGCTTTGAAAGAGGTACGCGACTCACTCGACAACTCTTATCTTGCAGCACAGAAGGGAGTTGAAGATAAGGCATTGACACTCTATAACACTGACAAGGCTGCTGCAGTGAAATATCTCAACGACTACTCTGTTGAGAAAAGCGATGAGATGATTGCATGCTGGCGTAAGTTAGCAACTTATCTAATTGTCAAGTTCAATGATATGGTTGTAAAACCAGAGAAGGATGGTAAGTTCCTTCGTACTCCAACTGGTCTTGGCGAACATGTAAAACGCACTGGTTACAGCGACTATTTCAAGCGTGAGTTGGTTAAGCAGACCGGCGACAAGTATGCTATACCTAACAAGTAA
- a CDS encoding GLPGLI family protein, which produces MKTFSIITLTLLFICFSLTLHAQEKQGRVMRPNSRGIGKCSVIGQAPIKVIYALNANDINDEHTYLDSQVLLIGKGLSKLYSRFLELNDSLHDDFIKQNPNANSMPRICFSGGRNSQYWSEYQFTDIYSANGIYTCYATMPWAMERYNAFYTEPMYQQHWTLSDEQLSILGYDCQKATCLWRGRTFEAWFTTKIPTRLGPWIFGGLPGLILKIYDKDHLYTWEAVEIKSGNFPIIKSEYKGFVKDTREHVYKLQVAANRDHLRTAGARDYQSGQLKSKPYPYEPLEKE; this is translated from the coding sequence ATGAAAACGTTTTCGATAATAACCTTAACATTGCTATTTATTTGTTTTTCATTAACATTGCATGCACAAGAAAAGCAAGGGCGTGTAATGCGCCCTAACAGTAGAGGTATAGGAAAATGTTCAGTGATTGGGCAAGCCCCAATTAAAGTTATATATGCTCTAAATGCTAATGATATTAACGATGAACATACTTATTTAGATTCTCAAGTGCTTCTAATAGGAAAAGGTTTGAGTAAGCTTTATAGTCGTTTCTTAGAACTAAACGATTCCTTACATGATGATTTTATTAAGCAAAATCCAAATGCGAATAGTATGCCGAGAATATGCTTTTCTGGTGGAAGGAACAGTCAGTATTGGAGCGAGTATCAATTTACTGACATTTACTCTGCTAATGGTATATACACTTGCTATGCTACGATGCCATGGGCTATGGAACGCTATAATGCTTTCTATACTGAGCCGATGTATCAACAACATTGGACACTTTCTGATGAGCAGCTATCAATACTGGGGTATGATTGCCAAAAAGCAACTTGCCTATGGAGAGGTAGAACTTTTGAAGCATGGTTTACTACCAAAATTCCTACACGCCTCGGACCATGGATATTCGGTGGGCTACCTGGACTAATATTAAAGATATATGATAAAGATCATCTCTATACATGGGAAGCTGTTGAGATAAAATCTGGTAACTTCCCAATTATCAAAAGCGAATATAAAGGATTTGTTAAGGATACACGTGAACATGTTTATAAATTACAAGTAGCCGCTAATCGAGATCACCTTAGGACTGCAGGAGCTCGCGACTATCAGTCAGGTCAATTAAAATCAAAGCCATACCCTTACGAGCCATTAGAAAAAGAATAG
- a CDS encoding TonB-dependent receptor encodes MKTTTIFSLLIIFCLKIQAQTVFEGSVIDAQGKAGDAIVTVTAKGYNSVLAFAETDNKGEYRLEVNSQSDSLTITAAGMSIGQQVKIVANRSQRLNFRVKEKVLQLKEVEVHAKKIRQNGDTLNYSVGAYQQQGDRTIGDVLKRMPGIEVSDNGSIKFNGKSISKFYVEDMDLLQGRYGLATGNINAQDVGSVQVLENHQPVKALQGRTPTDDVAINLKLKNAAKGTVAVNTMLGGGGQQSGEWGFGMRSLSDAQNPIGRNPLWTAEVVGMYFAKRRQNITLYKGNNIGDDLSQELTSHYSGINDVELVTFAPLGVVTPSGSGLPQKRTFDNQSHIVSMNHLEKIGKQSELTLNMSYLHASIRQEGISEADRFYSSNQRLLSSESLIFVTHMNNLSTNLRYNRNGENGFIANVLKLDGEWNNDNVQSQLTSDLTGAVPINYGDNRVYQYFHRPSLTVSNTMNLIQNYGKRTLDLHFSVGYAQRPNTLIVNVDSLLSQTSVHYNQELKSRNIAGDFHTNFTFHLGLFSIDYGVLANANLHGIKTDLSGFTNLTANGSQNHTSQSVLNDLWYNIYELSLNQQYKFEQAGWRLSLTCPLNLYTQTLDDRITKNKNKYTRLLVTPSFTVNYEWRDWSGNINATYYKNVGDPGSIYSGYIMNNYRTFQRSYVEHLSETSCFTTSVSVGYRSALTATFFRINGNYGHTCDNQIYGYEYRGATSVVHAIDKKTYTDNYAFGFDGSKGFDWLQSTIRAFGGYSYSKSERLIAQNLYPFHSRTISIGGGGTITPLTWLNIVITSGYAWNVSSIDAINNNSSQTVRTATQRIKLNVFVTKQFTLTTTIEGNYNNLTEKNRHTWFGDMLFKYKLKHIELDLQANNLFNQRQYTRVNYSGLDIYSSTSQLRPLNIVGTIRFKIL; translated from the coding sequence ATGAAAACTACAACCATATTCAGTCTACTGATTATCTTTTGCTTAAAAATACAAGCTCAAACAGTCTTTGAAGGCAGTGTGATAGATGCACAGGGAAAGGCAGGAGATGCCATTGTAACTGTAACGGCAAAAGGGTATAATAGCGTACTGGCATTTGCTGAGACAGATAATAAGGGTGAATATCGTTTGGAAGTAAATTCACAATCCGATAGTTTAACAATTACCGCAGCTGGTATGTCTATAGGGCAGCAAGTTAAAATTGTTGCTAACCGTTCACAACGGTTAAACTTTCGAGTCAAAGAAAAGGTACTACAACTTAAGGAAGTTGAAGTTCATGCCAAGAAAATACGACAAAACGGTGATACTCTTAACTATTCTGTTGGTGCATATCAACAGCAAGGCGATCGCACTATAGGCGATGTTTTAAAGCGTATGCCTGGTATAGAAGTGTCAGATAATGGTAGTATAAAATTCAATGGGAAAAGTATCTCTAAGTTTTATGTTGAAGACATGGATTTGTTGCAAGGTCGCTATGGACTTGCAACAGGAAATATCAATGCACAAGATGTTGGTTCGGTTCAAGTGCTTGAGAACCACCAACCAGTGAAAGCCCTACAGGGACGAACACCGACCGATGATGTTGCTATAAATCTGAAATTAAAAAATGCCGCTAAAGGTACAGTAGCAGTAAACACTATGCTCGGTGGTGGTGGTCAACAATCTGGTGAATGGGGATTCGGAATGCGTTCCCTTTCTGATGCACAAAACCCTATTGGCAGAAATCCATTATGGACGGCAGAGGTTGTAGGTATGTACTTTGCAAAACGTAGGCAGAATATAACACTCTATAAAGGAAACAATATAGGTGATGATCTTTCCCAAGAATTAACTTCACATTATTCTGGTATCAATGATGTGGAGCTTGTTACTTTTGCCCCACTGGGAGTTGTTACGCCATCTGGCAGTGGATTACCACAGAAACGAACTTTTGACAATCAGTCACACATTGTATCAATGAACCACTTAGAAAAAATAGGCAAACAATCTGAACTAACGTTGAATATGTCGTATCTCCATGCATCTATACGACAAGAAGGTATCTCAGAAGCCGACCGATTTTATAGTTCTAATCAACGACTATTGAGCAGCGAGTCGCTTATATTTGTAACGCACATGAATAATCTTAGTACAAATTTAAGATACAATCGCAATGGTGAAAATGGTTTTATAGCCAATGTACTGAAGTTAGATGGAGAATGGAATAATGATAACGTACAGAGTCAACTTACCTCTGACCTAACAGGAGCTGTCCCCATCAACTATGGAGACAATCGGGTTTATCAATATTTTCATCGTCCTTCGCTAACAGTCAGTAACACAATGAATCTCATTCAGAATTATGGTAAACGTACACTTGACTTGCATTTCTCTGTTGGTTATGCCCAGCGCCCTAACACATTGATAGTTAATGTAGATTCTCTTTTATCACAAACATCAGTCCATTATAATCAAGAATTGAAGTCACGCAACATAGCTGGTGACTTCCACACTAACTTTACCTTTCACTTAGGATTGTTCTCTATAGACTATGGGGTTTTAGCTAATGCCAATTTGCATGGCATAAAGACAGATTTAAGTGGTTTTACTAATTTGACGGCAAATGGTAGTCAAAATCACACATCACAGTCGGTATTGAATGATTTATGGTACAACATTTATGAATTATCGCTAAATCAACAATACAAATTCGAGCAGGCAGGTTGGCGTCTCTCCCTTACCTGCCCTCTAAACTTATACACACAAACTCTTGATGACCGCATCACTAAAAACAAGAATAAATATACCCGCTTGCTTGTAACACCATCGTTTACTGTAAACTATGAGTGGCGTGATTGGAGTGGTAACATTAATGCAACATACTATAAGAATGTCGGAGATCCTGGAAGTATCTATAGTGGCTATATAATGAACAACTACCGAACATTTCAACGGTCGTATGTTGAACATTTGTCAGAAACAAGTTGCTTCACAACGAGTGTATCAGTTGGGTATCGCAGTGCTCTTACAGCAACCTTTTTCCGTATAAATGGTAACTATGGACACACTTGTGACAACCAAATTTATGGTTATGAATATCGAGGTGCAACCAGTGTTGTACATGCTATTGATAAAAAAACATATACAGATAATTATGCTTTCGGCTTTGATGGCAGCAAAGGTTTTGATTGGTTACAATCAACCATTCGTGCTTTTGGTGGCTATAGTTATAGTAAGAGTGAGCGCCTCATTGCTCAGAATCTTTATCCTTTCCATTCTCGAACAATCAGTATTGGAGGCGGTGGCACTATCACTCCTCTTACATGGCTTAATATTGTCATTACCAGCGGATATGCATGGAATGTGTCATCCATAGACGCTATAAATAATAATTCTTCACAGACTGTTCGAACAGCAACTCAGCGTATCAAGTTAAATGTCTTTGTCACTAAGCAATTTACGTTGACAACTACAATAGAAGGTAATTACAATAATTTGACCGAAAAGAACAGGCACACATGGTTTGGAGATATGTTATTTAAATACAAATTGAAACATATTGAATTAGACTTGCAAGCAAATAATCTTTTCAATCAGCGTCAGTACACAAGGGTTAACTATAGTGGTCTTGATATATATTCATCTACTTCGCAATTGAGACCTCTTAACATAGTTGGAACCATACGATTTAAAATATTATAG
- a CDS encoding elongation factor G, translated as MRVYQTNEIKNIALVGSAGSGKTTLAESMLFEAGVIKRRGSVEAKNTVSDYFPVEQEYGYSVFPTVFHVEWNSKKLNIIDCPGSDDFIGGAITALNVTDEAVILINGQYGPEVGTQNIFRYTEKLKKPVIFLINQLDSDKCDFDNLFSTMQEIYGSKCVLVQYPIETGPGFNSLIDVLLMKKYSWKPEGGEPIIEDIPTDQMPKAMELHKALVEAAAENDEGLMEKFFEEETLTEDELRTGIRKGLVTRSIFPVFCVCAGKSMGVRRLMEFLGNVVPFVDEMPKIHNTRGEEVAPDGNGPESLYFFKTGMEPHIGEVSYFKVMSGCVKSGDDLTNSDRGSKERMGQLYACAGANRIAVDQLNAGDLGCAVKMKDVKTGNTLNGKGIDQRFDFIKYPNSKYSRAVEAKNSQDTEKLMAALLKMRQEDPTWVVEQSKELKQTIVHGQGEFHLRTLKWRLENNEKLQVIFKEPKIPYRETITKQAKAEYRHKKQSGGAGQFGEVHLIVEPYAEGMPDPTSYKFNGQEFKMNIKGREERDLPWGGKLVFINSVVGGAIDARFMPAILKGVMDCMERGPLTGSYARDVRVIVYDGKMHPVDSNELSFTLAARHAFSDAFKAAGPKILEPIYDLEVYVPGDYMGDVMSDLQGRRAMIMGMDSEAGYQKLQAKIPLKELANYSISLSSLTGGRASFTTKFASYELVPNDIQQKLIAEHEEEVKEEEE; from the coding sequence ATGAGAGTATATCAGACAAACGAGATTAAGAACATTGCCTTGGTTGGCAGTGCCGGTAGCGGCAAGACTACCCTTGCCGAAAGTATGTTGTTCGAAGCTGGTGTCATTAAGCGCCGCGGTTCAGTAGAAGCTAAGAACACAGTTAGTGATTACTTCCCAGTAGAGCAGGAGTATGGCTACTCAGTGTTCCCAACAGTATTCCACGTTGAATGGAATAGCAAGAAGCTGAACATTATTGACTGCCCAGGTAGTGATGACTTCATAGGTGGCGCTATTACTGCCCTCAATGTTACCGATGAGGCTGTTATTCTTATCAATGGCCAGTATGGTCCAGAGGTTGGTACGCAGAACATTTTCCGTTATACCGAAAAACTCAAGAAGCCTGTTATCTTCCTTATTAATCAGTTGGACTCTGACAAGTGCGACTTTGATAATCTCTTTTCAACTATGCAGGAGATTTATGGTTCAAAGTGTGTTCTTGTACAGTATCCTATCGAGACTGGTCCTGGCTTCAATAGTTTGATTGACGTTCTGTTGATGAAAAAATATAGTTGGAAGCCTGAAGGTGGTGAACCAATCATCGAGGATATCCCAACTGACCAAATGCCTAAGGCTATGGAACTTCATAAAGCCCTCGTTGAGGCTGCTGCCGAGAATGATGAAGGCTTGATGGAGAAATTCTTTGAAGAGGAAACACTGACAGAGGATGAGTTGCGTACAGGTATTCGTAAGGGTCTTGTTACCCGTTCAATCTTCCCTGTTTTCTGTGTATGTGCAGGTAAGAGCATGGGTGTTCGCCGTCTGATGGAGTTCTTGGGTAATGTTGTTCCTTTCGTTGACGAGATGCCTAAGATTCATAATACACGTGGTGAGGAGGTTGCACCTGACGGCAATGGTCCGGAGTCACTCTACTTCTTCAAGACGGGTATGGAGCCTCATATCGGTGAGGTAAGTTATTTCAAGGTGATGAGTGGATGCGTGAAGTCCGGTGATGACTTGACCAACTCTGATCGTGGGTCAAAAGAACGTATGGGACAGCTCTATGCTTGTGCCGGTGCTAACCGTATTGCCGTTGACCAGTTGAATGCGGGTGACTTAGGTTGTGCCGTGAAGATGAAAGACGTGAAGACTGGTAATACCCTGAACGGTAAGGGAATTGACCAACGTTTCGATTTCATTAAATATCCTAACTCTAAGTATTCTCGTGCTGTTGAAGCAAAGAACTCACAGGATACAGAGAAGTTGATGGCTGCCTTGTTAAAGATGCGTCAGGAAGATCCAACATGGGTTGTTGAGCAGAGCAAGGAGTTGAAGCAGACCATCGTTCATGGCCAGGGTGAGTTCCACCTCCGTACATTGAAGTGGCGTTTGGAGAATAATGAGAAACTGCAGGTTATTTTCAAAGAACCAAAGATTCCATATCGCGAGACAATTACCAAGCAAGCAAAGGCTGAGTATCGTCATAAGAAACAGAGTGGTGGTGCAGGTCAGTTTGGTGAGGTTCATTTGATAGTTGAGCCATACGCAGAGGGCATGCCTGATCCAACAAGCTATAAGTTCAATGGTCAGGAATTCAAGATGAACATTAAGGGACGCGAGGAGCGTGACCTTCCATGGGGTGGCAAGCTCGTCTTCATCAACTCTGTTGTCGGTGGTGCTATTGATGCTCGTTTCATGCCAGCTATCTTAAAGGGTGTGATGGATTGTATGGAGCGTGGCCCACTGACGGGTAGCTATGCACGTGATGTACGTGTGATTGTCTATGATGGTAAGATGCACCCAGTTGACTCTAATGAACTTTCATTCACTTTGGCTGCTCGTCATGCATTCTCAGATGCTTTCAAGGCTGCTGGTCCAAAGATTCTCGAGCCAATCTATGACTTAGAGGTGTATGTTCCAGGTGACTATATGGGTGACGTGATGAGCGACTTGCAGGGACGTCGTGCCATGATTATGGGTATGGATTCTGAGGCAGGTTATCAGAAGTTACAGGCAAAGATTCCTTTGAAGGAGCTTGCTAATTATAGTATCTCCTTGAGCTCTCTCACTGGTGGTCGTGCAAGTTTCACAACTAAGTTCGCAAGTTACGAGCTTGTTCCTAATGACATTCAGCAGAAGTTGATTGCTGAACATGAGGAAGAAGTGAAGGAAGAGGAAGAATAG